Proteins from a genomic interval of Osmia bicornis bicornis chromosome 13, iOsmBic2.1, whole genome shotgun sequence:
- the LOC114871793 gene encoding myb-like protein X isoform X3 gives MMPSIEVLHSMSGGIIESGIKYILFPLHLLRFCIFGTSTKPIASEKPAEPSSKRDEAEKEEKKIKEREEKKTPREATSVKSSEKSGRSKSDRDLVDERKDAVSCVKNSKEKRSRDKDESADEMVTAEEDSDSSGEQWSTANNIMTMNMSIDYDNLDRTMSHRASEEPMDVSMEELHYDKTHIPLNLPRDYRATEKQFQNNKENIASKMNVEEQDSNSSVDDEISRIFQKQCTSSEDEFTSSFVKSSSFKREKTMQNNFLYYKTNSTVAIHSKKKPEGNAKEHKKKQPSDFSIDSKRRKVSHEEDKNEKESERRSGNKVREEKRSSRHDTPSKHESRTSRTTAKNKETKRNDVKYKEIATQTDSAFSDDDVEMTPIDAKLCNKRTSRRLHFNIMKDKNVEQELNYVADNEDSNDGLPKIIRKRISRSSTSSSSTDLGFDERALTTPDMDIVIGRSRTNSLDNTNNFRTRSRPPPGFPELPQNPPLLPYIGNSSKHYIVPRPNPDCPNCSIVPPAPSPMRHLYYDYPEFMDLPVNLSSSKILNNILRNNYYR, from the exons ATGATGCCATCGATCGAGGTTCTTCATTCGATGAGCGGAGGCATCATCGAGAGTGGTATCAAATACATTCTCTTCCCTCTGCATCTTTTACGTTTCTGTATATTTGGAACGAGCACGAAACCAATCGCGTCCGAAAAGCCCGCAGAACCGAGCAGCAAACGCGATGAagcagaaaaagaagagaagaaaataaaggagcgtgaagaaaagaagacgCCGAGAGAAGCTACCAGTGTCAAGTCTTCGGAAAAGTCTGGTAGATCCAAGTCTGATCGCGATTTGGTGGATGAAAGAAAAGACGCAGTATCATGTGtgaaaaattcgaaagaaaagagaagccGTGACAAGGATGAATCCGCTGACGAAATGGTAACTGCTGAAGAAGATTCTGATTCCTCTGGTGAACAATGGAGCACCGCGAATAACATAATGACAATGAACATGTCGATAGATTACGATAATCTCGATAGAACTATGTCGCACAGGGCGTCGGAAGAACCTATGGATGTATCAATGGAGGAGCTACATTATGACAAGACGCATATCCCGCTGAACCTACCGCGGGATTATCGAGCGACtgaaaaacaatttcaaaataacaaagaaaatataGCTTCGAAGATGAACGTCGAGGAGCAAGATAGCAATTCATCCGTGGATGATGAAATTTCCCGGATCTTTCAAAAGCAATGCACCTCCTCGGAGGACGAGTTTACTTCCTCGTTTGTTAAATCGTCCTCTTTCAAACGCGAGAAAACGATgcagaataattttctttattacaaGACCAATTCCACGGTTGCGATTCATTCGAAGAAAAAGCCAGAGGGTAACGCGAAGGAGCATAAGAAGAAACAACCGTCGGATTTTAGCATTGATAGTAAAAGAAGGAAAGTGTCTCAcgaagaagataaaaatgagaaagaaAGCGAACGCAGGAGTGGAAATAAAGTTCGCGAAGAAAAACGAAGCTCTCGGCACGACACTCCGAGTAAACATGAATCGCGAACTTCGAGGACAACGGCGAAGaataaagaaacgaaacgGAATGATGtgaaatataaagaaatagCCACGCAAACGGACAGCGCATTTTCGGACGATGATGTTGAAATGACTCCCATTGACGCGAAACTTTGCAACAAACGTACAAGTCGCAGGTTGCACTTTAATATTATGAAG GATAAAAACGTGGAACAAGAATTGAATTACGTAGCAGACAATGAAGACTCCAACGATGGATTGCCGAAAATTATACGTAAACGAATATCACGTTCCAGTACATCATCGTCGTCGACGGATCTTGGTTTTGACGAGCGTGCGTTAACAACCCCAGATATGGATATCGTGATTGGACGATCGCGTACGAACTCATTGGATAATACGAATAATTTTCGAACGCGTTCTCGTCCTCCGCCTGGCTTTCCGGAATTACCTCAGAATCCACCGTTATTGCCTTACATCGGTAACAGTTCCAAACATTATATTGTGCCACGACCAAACCCCGATTGTCCTAACTGTTCGATTGTACCGCCAGCACCTTCGCCTATGAGACATCTCTATTATGACTATCCTGAATTTATGGACTTACCTGTCAATCTTAGTTCTTCGAAGatcttaaataatattttgaggAACAACTACTACcggtga
- the LOC114871796 gene encoding protein bric-a-brac 2-like isoform X2, whose translation MSNQICLKWNSFLNNIATSFESLWEEEGLVDVTLASDGQCLTAHKVILSASSPFFKKVFQTNPCQHPVIILQDVHFSELEALLIFIYKGEVNIEQKNLPALLKAAETLQIRGLSGGDIFAKESYKRLAELEQAVEESVVTAKEETSRKKQKLNKHQNSILESALTPRISQLEGTDESTTSDQGKKEGDYPLPKNMLQNPIYQRLEMKIEPIETAVDNSQKQPATDKDPAERLDTGQSDGNQGSGNSPAEDISGLSGLSGLTGFSDVKPLLYAYQQLPYADLLPSPEIISTWASSRPMDHLACDLMKILFTPEERILCNVNGKMGKQQFDSNKIHLIREVLLHFSGIAPNSVEWEETWKNCVTKIDTSNRGLKRYLFQRRSVYTQ comes from the exons ATGTCAAATCAAATATGTCTAAAATGGAACAGTTTTTTAAACAACATCGCCACGAGCTTCGAAAGCCTTTGGGAAGAAGAAGGTCTGGTGGATGTGACATTGGCAAGCGATGGACAGTGTCTTACGGCGCATAAAGTGATTCTCTCGGCTAGCAGTCCTTTTTTCAAGAAAGTTTTCCAG ACAAATCCCTGCCAACATCCTGTTATAATACTTCAAGATGTGCACTTCAGCGAATTGGAAGCGTtacttatatttatatataaaggGGAGGTAAATATAGAGCAGAAAAATTTACCAGCCCTGTTAAAAGCTGCAGAGACCTTGCAAATTCGTGGGCTTTCCGGGGGAGATATATTTGCTAAAGAATCGTATAAAAGATTAGCAGAACTAGAACAGGCAGTGGAAGAGAGTGTGGTAACAGCTAAGGAAGAAACTTCAAGAAAGAAACAGAAACTTAATAAACATCAAAATTCTATATTAGAATCAGCATTGACACCTAGAATATCACAGTTAGAAGGAACAGATGAGTCCACAACCAGTGATCAAGGTAAAAAAGAAGGGGATTATCCTCTTCCAAAGAACATGCTTCAAAATCCAATTTATCAGCGTTTGGAAATGAAA ATAGAACCAATAGAAACGGCAGTGGACAATTCTCAGAAACAGCCAGCAACAGATAAAGATCCAGCTGAAAGATTGGACACTGGTCAAAGCGATGGAAATCAAG GGTCTGGGAACAGCCCTGCTGAAGACATTTCCGGTTTATCTGGGTTATCCGGCCTAACTGGATTCTCGGACGTGAAGCCGCTGCTGTACGCGTATCAGCAGCTACCTTACGCCGATCTTCTGCCAAGTCCGGAGATTATCTCAACCTGGGCATCCTCCCGACCGATGGATCATTTGGCCTGTGACCTTATGAAGATTCTCTTCACCCCGGAGGAGAGGATTCTTTGTAACGTGAACGGCAAGATGGGGAAACAGCAGTTCGATAGTAACAAAATACATTTGATAAGGGAAGTTCTGTTGCACTTTAGCGGTATTGCACCGAACAGCGTCGAATGGGAGGAGACGTGGAAAAATTGCGTGACTAAGATCGATACAAGCAATAGGGGTTTGAAAAGGTATCTGTTCCAAAGGCGGTCGGTTTACACTCAATGA
- the LOC114871793 gene encoding myb-like protein X isoform X2 → MKRSLLTRLSCAEFQRNSRIEAEASSVRDSLKTVTSNKRYSPFPREIPRKDLKTKQENMMPSIEVLHSMSGGIIESGIKYILFPLHLLRFCIFGTSTKPIASEKPAEPSSKRDEAEKEEKKIKEREEKKTPREATSVKSSEKSGRSKSDRDLVDERKDAVSCVKNSKEKRSRDKDESADEMVTAEEDSDSSGEQWSTANNIMTMNMSIDYDNLDRTMSHRASEEPMDVSMEELHYDKTHIPLNLPRDYRATEKQFQNNKENIASKMNVEEQDSNSSVDDEISRIFQKQCTSSEDEFTSSFVKSSSFKREKTMQNNFLYYKTNSTVAIHSKKKPEGNAKEHKKKQPSDFSIDSKRRKVSHEEDKNEKESERRSGNKVREEKRSSRHDTPSKHESRTSRTTAKNKETKRNDVKYKEIATQTDSAFSDDDVEMTPIDAKLCNKRTSRRLHFNIMKDKNVEQELNYVADNEDSNDGLPKIIRKRISRSSTSSSSTDLGFDERALTTPDMDIVIGRSRTNSLDNTNNFRTRSRPPPGFPELPQNPPLLPYIGNSSKHYIVPRPNPDCPNCSIVPPAPSPMRHLYYDYPEFMDLPVNLSSSKILNNILRNNYYR, encoded by the exons ATGAAACGTTCACTTTTGACAAGATTATCTTGCGCCGAGTTCCAGCGAAATTCACGAATC GAAGCTGAGGCGTCCAGTGTACGAGACTCGTTGAAAACCGTGACCAGCAATAAGCGGTACAGCCCGTTCCCACGAGAAATACCAAGAAAAGATTTGAAAACGAAACAAGAAAACATGATGCCATCGATCGAGGTTCTTCATTCGATGAGCGGAGGCATCATCGAGAGTGGTATCAAATACATTCTCTTCCCTCTGCATCTTTTACGTTTCTGTATATTTGGAACGAGCACGAAACCAATCGCGTCCGAAAAGCCCGCAGAACCGAGCAGCAAACGCGATGAagcagaaaaagaagagaagaaaataaaggagcgtgaagaaaagaagacgCCGAGAGAAGCTACCAGTGTCAAGTCTTCGGAAAAGTCTGGTAGATCCAAGTCTGATCGCGATTTGGTGGATGAAAGAAAAGACGCAGTATCATGTGtgaaaaattcgaaagaaaagagaagccGTGACAAGGATGAATCCGCTGACGAAATGGTAACTGCTGAAGAAGATTCTGATTCCTCTGGTGAACAATGGAGCACCGCGAATAACATAATGACAATGAACATGTCGATAGATTACGATAATCTCGATAGAACTATGTCGCACAGGGCGTCGGAAGAACCTATGGATGTATCAATGGAGGAGCTACATTATGACAAGACGCATATCCCGCTGAACCTACCGCGGGATTATCGAGCGACtgaaaaacaatttcaaaataacaaagaaaatataGCTTCGAAGATGAACGTCGAGGAGCAAGATAGCAATTCATCCGTGGATGATGAAATTTCCCGGATCTTTCAAAAGCAATGCACCTCCTCGGAGGACGAGTTTACTTCCTCGTTTGTTAAATCGTCCTCTTTCAAACGCGAGAAAACGATgcagaataattttctttattacaaGACCAATTCCACGGTTGCGATTCATTCGAAGAAAAAGCCAGAGGGTAACGCGAAGGAGCATAAGAAGAAACAACCGTCGGATTTTAGCATTGATAGTAAAAGAAGGAAAGTGTCTCAcgaagaagataaaaatgagaaagaaAGCGAACGCAGGAGTGGAAATAAAGTTCGCGAAGAAAAACGAAGCTCTCGGCACGACACTCCGAGTAAACATGAATCGCGAACTTCGAGGACAACGGCGAAGaataaagaaacgaaacgGAATGATGtgaaatataaagaaatagCCACGCAAACGGACAGCGCATTTTCGGACGATGATGTTGAAATGACTCCCATTGACGCGAAACTTTGCAACAAACGTACAAGTCGCAGGTTGCACTTTAATATTATGAAG GATAAAAACGTGGAACAAGAATTGAATTACGTAGCAGACAATGAAGACTCCAACGATGGATTGCCGAAAATTATACGTAAACGAATATCACGTTCCAGTACATCATCGTCGTCGACGGATCTTGGTTTTGACGAGCGTGCGTTAACAACCCCAGATATGGATATCGTGATTGGACGATCGCGTACGAACTCATTGGATAATACGAATAATTTTCGAACGCGTTCTCGTCCTCCGCCTGGCTTTCCGGAATTACCTCAGAATCCACCGTTATTGCCTTACATCGGTAACAGTTCCAAACATTATATTGTGCCACGACCAAACCCCGATTGTCCTAACTGTTCGATTGTACCGCCAGCACCTTCGCCTATGAGACATCTCTATTATGACTATCCTGAATTTATGGACTTACCTGTCAATCTTAGTTCTTCGAAGatcttaaataatattttgaggAACAACTACTACcggtga
- the LOC114871796 gene encoding protein bric-a-brac 1-like isoform X1, with translation MSNQICLKWNSFLNNIATSFESLWEEEGLVDVTLASDGQCLTAHKVILSASSPFFKKVFQTNPCQHPVIILQDVHFSELEALLIFIYKGEVNIEQKNLPALLKAAETLQIRGLSGGDIFAKESYKRLAELEQAVEESVVTAKEETSRKKQKLNKHQNSILESALTPRISQLEGTDESTTSDQGKKEGDYPLPKNMLQNPIYQRLEMKIEPIETAVDNSQKQPATDKDPAERLDTGQSDGNQGSSKPSATAIADARETSTPSPEPRGSRPPIILERTPPWNTSRTTEALYSSNRSYSEPTMDQQESTNVLMEQDSRFLRSVFPTCPGTAGSSDLPEETVQGTAAYPPFPCPFCDRTYTSWGFRRRHIKAVHTISPSLNCKWCLQVLPTHADWRRHVILAHNLSAKDADNGLLILGEAHMVLQNVRPTRLHALVNIIKQNSQQNNNQDNNPQADKD, from the exons ATGTCAAATCAAATATGTCTAAAATGGAACAGTTTTTTAAACAACATCGCCACGAGCTTCGAAAGCCTTTGGGAAGAAGAAGGTCTGGTGGATGTGACATTGGCAAGCGATGGACAGTGTCTTACGGCGCATAAAGTGATTCTCTCGGCTAGCAGTCCTTTTTTCAAGAAAGTTTTCCAG ACAAATCCCTGCCAACATCCTGTTATAATACTTCAAGATGTGCACTTCAGCGAATTGGAAGCGTtacttatatttatatataaaggGGAGGTAAATATAGAGCAGAAAAATTTACCAGCCCTGTTAAAAGCTGCAGAGACCTTGCAAATTCGTGGGCTTTCCGGGGGAGATATATTTGCTAAAGAATCGTATAAAAGATTAGCAGAACTAGAACAGGCAGTGGAAGAGAGTGTGGTAACAGCTAAGGAAGAAACTTCAAGAAAGAAACAGAAACTTAATAAACATCAAAATTCTATATTAGAATCAGCATTGACACCTAGAATATCACAGTTAGAAGGAACAGATGAGTCCACAACCAGTGATCAAGGTAAAAAAGAAGGGGATTATCCTCTTCCAAAGAACATGCTTCAAAATCCAATTTATCAGCGTTTGGAAATGAAA ATAGAACCAATAGAAACGGCAGTGGACAATTCTCAGAAACAGCCAGCAACAGATAAAGATCCAGCTGAAAGATTGGACACTGGTCAAAGCGATGGAAATCAAG GATCTTCAAAGCCGAGCGCAACCGCGATCGCCGATGCTCGAGAGACATCGACGCCTTCGCCAGAGCCACGAGGATCGAGACCTCCGATAATCCTCGAACGAACTCCACCTTGGAACACCTCTCGAACCACAGAGGCACTTTATTCATCGAATCGTTCTTATTCGGAGCCAACGATGGATCAACAGGAATCTACAAACGTTTTGATGGAACAGGACTCCAGATTTCTCCGTTCCGTGTTTCCAACTTGTCCCGGAACTGCTGGCAGTTCAGACTTGCCGGAAGAGACAGTACAAGGTACTGCCGCGTATCCACCGTTTCCCTGTCCCTTCTGCGATAGGACGTACACGAGCTGGGGCTTCCGACGAAGACACATCAAAGCCGTCCACACGATTTCACCGTCGCTTAATTGCAAATGGTGTCTCCAG gTTCTCCCTACGCATGCGGATTGGAGGCGCCATGTAATATTGGCACACAATCTTTCAGCTAAGGATGCTGATAATGGCCTGTTAATTTTAGGGGAAGCACACATGGTGCTCCAAAATGTGCGTCCCACACGGTTGCACGCCTtagttaatataattaaacagAATTCTCAACAGAACAATAATCAGGATAATAATCCTCAGGCTGATAAAGATTGA
- the LOC114871793 gene encoding myb-like protein X isoform X1, with protein MPKENKSTSRRNRRQCSEVDNEAEASSVRDSLKTVTSNKRYSPFPREIPRKDLKTKQENMMPSIEVLHSMSGGIIESGIKYILFPLHLLRFCIFGTSTKPIASEKPAEPSSKRDEAEKEEKKIKEREEKKTPREATSVKSSEKSGRSKSDRDLVDERKDAVSCVKNSKEKRSRDKDESADEMVTAEEDSDSSGEQWSTANNIMTMNMSIDYDNLDRTMSHRASEEPMDVSMEELHYDKTHIPLNLPRDYRATEKQFQNNKENIASKMNVEEQDSNSSVDDEISRIFQKQCTSSEDEFTSSFVKSSSFKREKTMQNNFLYYKTNSTVAIHSKKKPEGNAKEHKKKQPSDFSIDSKRRKVSHEEDKNEKESERRSGNKVREEKRSSRHDTPSKHESRTSRTTAKNKETKRNDVKYKEIATQTDSAFSDDDVEMTPIDAKLCNKRTSRRLHFNIMKDKNVEQELNYVADNEDSNDGLPKIIRKRISRSSTSSSSTDLGFDERALTTPDMDIVIGRSRTNSLDNTNNFRTRSRPPPGFPELPQNPPLLPYIGNSSKHYIVPRPNPDCPNCSIVPPAPSPMRHLYYDYPEFMDLPVNLSSSKILNNILRNNYYR; from the exons ATGCCGAAGGAAAATAAAAGCACAAGCAGAAGAAACAGGCGTCAGTGCTCGGAAGTCGATAAC GAAGCTGAGGCGTCCAGTGTACGAGACTCGTTGAAAACCGTGACCAGCAATAAGCGGTACAGCCCGTTCCCACGAGAAATACCAAGAAAAGATTTGAAAACGAAACAAGAAAACATGATGCCATCGATCGAGGTTCTTCATTCGATGAGCGGAGGCATCATCGAGAGTGGTATCAAATACATTCTCTTCCCTCTGCATCTTTTACGTTTCTGTATATTTGGAACGAGCACGAAACCAATCGCGTCCGAAAAGCCCGCAGAACCGAGCAGCAAACGCGATGAagcagaaaaagaagagaagaaaataaaggagcgtgaagaaaagaagacgCCGAGAGAAGCTACCAGTGTCAAGTCTTCGGAAAAGTCTGGTAGATCCAAGTCTGATCGCGATTTGGTGGATGAAAGAAAAGACGCAGTATCATGTGtgaaaaattcgaaagaaaagagaagccGTGACAAGGATGAATCCGCTGACGAAATGGTAACTGCTGAAGAAGATTCTGATTCCTCTGGTGAACAATGGAGCACCGCGAATAACATAATGACAATGAACATGTCGATAGATTACGATAATCTCGATAGAACTATGTCGCACAGGGCGTCGGAAGAACCTATGGATGTATCAATGGAGGAGCTACATTATGACAAGACGCATATCCCGCTGAACCTACCGCGGGATTATCGAGCGACtgaaaaacaatttcaaaataacaaagaaaatataGCTTCGAAGATGAACGTCGAGGAGCAAGATAGCAATTCATCCGTGGATGATGAAATTTCCCGGATCTTTCAAAAGCAATGCACCTCCTCGGAGGACGAGTTTACTTCCTCGTTTGTTAAATCGTCCTCTTTCAAACGCGAGAAAACGATgcagaataattttctttattacaaGACCAATTCCACGGTTGCGATTCATTCGAAGAAAAAGCCAGAGGGTAACGCGAAGGAGCATAAGAAGAAACAACCGTCGGATTTTAGCATTGATAGTAAAAGAAGGAAAGTGTCTCAcgaagaagataaaaatgagaaagaaAGCGAACGCAGGAGTGGAAATAAAGTTCGCGAAGAAAAACGAAGCTCTCGGCACGACACTCCGAGTAAACATGAATCGCGAACTTCGAGGACAACGGCGAAGaataaagaaacgaaacgGAATGATGtgaaatataaagaaatagCCACGCAAACGGACAGCGCATTTTCGGACGATGATGTTGAAATGACTCCCATTGACGCGAAACTTTGCAACAAACGTACAAGTCGCAGGTTGCACTTTAATATTATGAAG GATAAAAACGTGGAACAAGAATTGAATTACGTAGCAGACAATGAAGACTCCAACGATGGATTGCCGAAAATTATACGTAAACGAATATCACGTTCCAGTACATCATCGTCGTCGACGGATCTTGGTTTTGACGAGCGTGCGTTAACAACCCCAGATATGGATATCGTGATTGGACGATCGCGTACGAACTCATTGGATAATACGAATAATTTTCGAACGCGTTCTCGTCCTCCGCCTGGCTTTCCGGAATTACCTCAGAATCCACCGTTATTGCCTTACATCGGTAACAGTTCCAAACATTATATTGTGCCACGACCAAACCCCGATTGTCCTAACTGTTCGATTGTACCGCCAGCACCTTCGCCTATGAGACATCTCTATTATGACTATCCTGAATTTATGGACTTACCTGTCAATCTTAGTTCTTCGAAGatcttaaataatattttgaggAACAACTACTACcggtga